CCGCGACTAAATAGCGGTCTATCAGGTTGGCGTGGGCGACAGGTTCCGCAGCAATCACCACGACAATGTGATCTATGTTGGCGGCGACAGGCTTGAGTCTGCCGTGCATATCGGGGCGTGACAGTGAGGTGTGTCTGGGCGTGGTGGCAACAACAACACCGCCCTCATTTTGTTTGGGACGCCAGACCACCTTGTCGCCGGTGACAAGCTGGCCAAGATTAGCGCGTAAATTGCAGCGTGTTGATATGCCAAGAAAAGGCTCTTGCGTTCCTTCAACTTCGACTTGGGTGCCAAAATGAGAGATGATAATGCCCTCTGTTTCTGGGCCCAGGTCGGATGATTGTAACAGCTCTTCAGCAACGTCTCCGCGTTTTTGAGTGCGTTCAACACGTTCTTTGTGGATTCTTTCAATGCGCCACGTTTGTTGTTTGGTAAGTTTTCGCTTCGACATTAGTTTCGTCTGATTATATTGTAAGACGCATAGAGTATAATGCTTGGCATTGATAATAAAGGACTTGGAAGATTATGAGCTTAAATGAAGAGAATTTAGTGTGGATTGACCTTGAAATGACTGGGTTAGAGCCTGATACAGATACCATTATTGAGATCGCTACTGTTGTTACTGATAAACATCTTAATGTGTTGTCAAGGGGCCCCAGTTTGGCTATTCATCAAGATAAAGTTGTAATGGAGGCGATGGATGAGTGGTGTACGCAGCATCACGGTGCCTCTGGGTTAACGGCACGGGTATTGTCGTCTACAATTACCATGGAGCAAGCCGAAGCAGAAACCCTTCGGTTTCTTGAAAAATATGTTCCGGCGGGTAAGTCGCCTATTTGTGGCAACAGCGTGGGCCAAGATCGTCGTTTCTTATACCGCTATATGCCTAAATTAGAGGCATTTTTTCATTATCGTTACCTTGATGTGAGCACAGTAAAAGAGCTTGCTAGGCGCTGGAAGCCAGAGGCGTTAGAGGGCTTCACTAAATCCGGCTCTCATTTGGCAATGGACGATATTTTAGAGTCCATCGGTGAGCTCAAACATTATCGCCGTACTATGTTTGGATTGGATGAGCCTTCGCAGTAAGGCGGTTGTCGAGTGGTGCTTTAAAAGGAGTGGCAGGGGATAATCTTCCTTTGCCCTTTAAATTAGATTGGAAGCGCCATCCCAAATAAGCTTAGTGCCCGTTAGGAGTAAAAAGCTATACATAAATTTGAAAAACAGCGCCGTGGAAATTCTGTAGTGCAGCCAAGCGCCTAACTGTACACCAAGGTAAGCAATGGGAATAAAACAAAGCGATAGGATGATATTGGAGCCATTGAGTTGTCCGAGCATACCGTATGGGATGAGCTTAACGTAATTAATGGCGGTAAAAATAACGGCAGACGTCGCCACATATTGTGTTTTGTCCAAATTTGCCCTGAGTAAGTAAACGCTCATTGGCGGGCCGCCAGCGTGGGCAATAAAGCTGGTGAAACCACCGAGCGCACACCAAAATTTCCCGATCAAAGTGCCCAGCGGTTTTTTAGTGTTCATATTATTTTTTCTGGGCCAAGAATTAATGGTGAATCCTACTGCAATGACTCCAACCATGATTTTTAGCCACTCAGCAGAAAACCATGATGCGGTTAATCCTCCAATAATCACACCGGTTACGGCGGCCGGTATGCATCGAATGAGTTGATCTGTGTTCCATTTTTTCCAGAACTTTTGTACGGTAAACAGGTCCATAATGCACAATATGGGCAGCATAATGGCAGCAGCAACAAGCGGGGGTGTTTGAAGCGAAATAAGCGGAACCGCCATTATACCAAACGCTCCTGAAAATCCCCCTTTTGAAATGCCAGTAATAAAAACGGCAATAGCGATCAATAAAATAAGAATCCAGTCCATATTAGCCTTTCAAATAAAGTGTAAAAATGCGTCATGCATTATGTGTTATTTTCAGCGTTTTAAGAAGACTTTGGTCAAGATGAGTGCCGGCTCTATTTTAAGGGCGGCGACTAATAATTCAAAAGGTGAATAGAATGAGGGTTGAAAAGCAAGTGTACGGTGAAGAAGCCATGGAGCATCTAGGTAGCCTGTTGTCTGCTATGTTAAAAGAAGGTGGGGTGGTGTATCTAAAAGGCGATTTAGGAATGGGCAAAACGACCCTGGTGAGGGGGATGTTGAAAGGCTTGGGTTACCAAGGGCCGGTTAAAAGTCCAACCTATACTCTTGTTGAACCTTATGATTTGCTTGGATTAGAGGTGTATCACTTTGATTTATATCGTTTGTCAAACCCTGAAGAACTTGAATATATTGGTGTTCGAGACTACTTCACGCAGAGGAGTTTGTGCTTTATTGAGTGGGCCGAGATGGGGTATGGTTTTTTGCCAGAAGCGGATTTGATTGTTTCTATAACCATGATTTCACAAGGCCGAAGCGTGATTTTTGATGCACATACTGAAAAAGGTTGTAGTGTGCTGAGCGCTTTTTAATTGCTCATAACGTCTTGATTTAACGGTCCCTTTACGATGAGTAAGATTGAGATCCCTTTAATCACCAGTTATAGTGTCACGCATATACTAGCTAGCTGTCTGATATGCATAATAAATTTTGTACTTTTTTTGTCGTGTTTTTACATTCACTCGTTGCGTTAGCTTTGAGTAATGCGTTCGCGGCGGACGTCCGTGATATTCGCGTTGCTCAGCAAGAGGGTGTCACGCGCCTTGTGTTTGAGCTTTCAGCGGAGTCGGAGCACCGAATATTCCCTCTTTCTAATCCTGAGCGCATTGTCTTGGACTTGAGTGGGGTAGATCTTGATGCGTCCGTTGTGAACGGTCTATCTGCTTTGACGTCGGATGTGCTAATGCGTGTGCGTTATGCCAAACGCGATACCGGTGTGCGTTTTGTTTTGGATTTGGCGCAAAAGGCCAAAGCCAAAAGTACTGTATTGGCCGCCAGTGGCACCTATGGGCCGCGAATTTTGGTTGAGCTTGAATATGGTGCTCGTAAGCCAGTCACGATTGTCAAAAGCCTAGCGAGTTTATCTAAAGAGAAACGCGATATTGTTATCGCCATTGATCCTGGACATGGTGGAAAAGACCCTGGTGCGTTAGGGCAGTACAAGGTAAGAGAAAAGGATATTGTATTGTCTATTGGTAAGGAATTGGCCAAGCGCATCAATGAGACGGAAGGTTTCAAGGCAGTGATGACGAGGTCGACGGATACCTATCTTCAGCTTCGAGATCGTTCCCGTGTGGCGCGGGAGGCGAATGCCGATTTAATGATTTCAATTCACGCGGATGCTTTTACCAAGTCCAGTGCTCGAGGGGCGTCTGTTTGGGCGCTCTCGTTAAGCGGTAAAAGCTCTGAAATGGGGCGATGGTTGGCTCAGCAGGAAAATTCTGCGGACCTTGTTGGTGGTATTTCATTAGATGATAAAGATCAATTGTTGGCGGAAGTGTTGCTTGATATGTCGATGAACTCGACGATTCAAATGAGTTTAAATGTAGGTGAAAGCGTTTTAGGGGAGATGCGAGGTGTGGCGGTGCTGCACAAAGACAGCGTTCAGCAGGCCGGTTTTGTTGTACTTAAGTCGCCCGATATTCCTTCTATACTGATTGAAACGGGTTTTGTTTCTAATAAAACAGAAGCGAAAAACTTATCCAGTCGAGCCTACCGTATTAAATTAGCTGATTCTATTTCTCAAGGGGTGATTGATTACTTTACCAAGAACGCTCCTGACGGCACTTTAGTAGCTTGGAATCAATCGAAGCAAACCGATGATATTTATACGGTGAGTAAGGGGGATACTTTGTCGGAAATCGCTCGCCGTAATCGGGTGTCTTTGGATGTTCTTCGTCAAGTAAATCGTTTAAATAATGACGTTATTTGGATAGGTCAGAAGTTGGCTATTCCCGCCGGTTAGCATTTACATTCTCTTGCTGTTTTTAAAAGCAGTGGCTCGCTACTCAGCTGCTTAGTACGCAGCGGCTCAATAAAAGGTCAATCATGCAAAGAATTCAACTATTATCTCCTCGTTTAGCCAACCAAATTGCCGCTGGTGAAGTGGTTGAGCGTCCTGCGTCCGTGGTGAAGGAATTGCTAGAAAACAGCCTAGACGCGGGTGCTTCGCAGTTGGATATTGAGGTAGAGCAGGGCGGCGTGAGACGGATTAAAATTCGTGATAATGGTACCGGTATAATGAAAGACGACTTAGCGTTGTCGTTGAGTCGTCATGCGACCAGTAAAATTATCACTTTAGACGATTTGGAAGCCGTTAGAACCTTGGGGTTTCGTGGTGAGGCTCTGGCCAGTATCAGTTCTGTGTCGCGTTTGCATTTAACGTCGCAAGCAGAAGGTGAATCTG
The sequence above is a segment of the Marinomonas sp. IMCC 4694 genome. Coding sequences within it:
- the orn gene encoding oligoribonuclease, with translation MSLNEENLVWIDLEMTGLEPDTDTIIEIATVVTDKHLNVLSRGPSLAIHQDKVVMEAMDEWCTQHHGASGLTARVLSSTITMEQAEAETLRFLEKYVPAGKSPICGNSVGQDRRFLYRYMPKLEAFFHYRYLDVSTVKELARRWKPEALEGFTKSGSHLAMDDILESIGELKHYRRTMFGLDEPSQ
- a CDS encoding sulfite exporter TauE/SafE family protein, which gives rise to MDWILILLIAIAVFITGISKGGFSGAFGIMAVPLISLQTPPLVAAAIMLPILCIMDLFTVQKFWKKWNTDQLIRCIPAAVTGVIIGGLTASWFSAEWLKIMVGVIAVGFTINSWPRKNNMNTKKPLGTLIGKFWCALGGFTSFIAHAGGPPMSVYLLRANLDKTQYVATSAVIFTAINYVKLIPYGMLGQLNGSNIILSLCFIPIAYLGVQLGAWLHYRISTALFFKFMYSFLLLTGTKLIWDGASNLI
- the tsaE gene encoding tRNA (adenosine(37)-N6)-threonylcarbamoyltransferase complex ATPase subunit type 1 TsaE — its product is MRVEKQVYGEEAMEHLGSLLSAMLKEGGVVYLKGDLGMGKTTLVRGMLKGLGYQGPVKSPTYTLVEPYDLLGLEVYHFDLYRLSNPEELEYIGVRDYFTQRSLCFIEWAEMGYGFLPEADLIVSITMISQGRSVIFDAHTEKGCSVLSAF
- a CDS encoding N-acetylmuramoyl-L-alanine amidase, with product MHNKFCTFFVVFLHSLVALALSNAFAADVRDIRVAQQEGVTRLVFELSAESEHRIFPLSNPERIVLDLSGVDLDASVVNGLSALTSDVLMRVRYAKRDTGVRFVLDLAQKAKAKSTVLAASGTYGPRILVELEYGARKPVTIVKSLASLSKEKRDIVIAIDPGHGGKDPGALGQYKVREKDIVLSIGKELAKRINETEGFKAVMTRSTDTYLQLRDRSRVAREANADLMISIHADAFTKSSARGASVWALSLSGKSSEMGRWLAQQENSADLVGGISLDDKDQLLAEVLLDMSMNSTIQMSLNVGESVLGEMRGVAVLHKDSVQQAGFVVLKSPDIPSILIETGFVSNKTEAKNLSSRAYRIKLADSISQGVIDYFTKNAPDGTLVAWNQSKQTDDIYTVSKGDTLSEIARRNRVSLDVLRQVNRLNNDVIWIGQKLAIPAG